From Streptomyces asiaticus, one genomic window encodes:
- a CDS encoding metal ABC transporter ATP-binding protein: MEAEETRESGVAGESGDPAEDRAADPISLRGATATLGGRPVLRGIDLTVRRSEVVALLGANGSGKSTAVRSIVGQVPLSGGELTLFGIPRRRFRDWARIGYVPQRTTAASGVPATVREVVSAGRLARRRFGPPRKADRAAVQRALELVGMADRARDSVSALSGGQHQRVLIARALAGEPELLIMDEPMAGVDLASQEILAGTLREQVAGGATVLLVLHELGPLEPLIDRAVVLRDGCVVHDGPPPKAVGQHALPGHDHVHPHAAPDAEPIRTGLLT, from the coding sequence ATGGAAGCCGAGGAGACCCGGGAATCCGGAGTTGCCGGGGAGTCCGGGGACCCGGCCGAGGACCGGGCCGCGGACCCCATATCCCTGCGCGGCGCGACGGCCACCCTCGGTGGCCGCCCCGTGCTGCGCGGTATCGATCTGACCGTCCGCCGCAGTGAGGTCGTGGCGCTGCTCGGCGCCAACGGCTCGGGCAAGTCCACCGCCGTACGGTCCATCGTCGGCCAGGTGCCGCTCAGCGGCGGTGAGCTGACCCTCTTCGGCATCCCCCGCCGCCGCTTCCGCGACTGGGCGCGGATCGGTTACGTACCGCAGCGCACCACCGCCGCCAGTGGCGTCCCCGCGACCGTGCGCGAGGTCGTCTCGGCGGGGCGGCTGGCCCGCCGCCGGTTCGGGCCGCCGCGCAAGGCCGACCGGGCGGCCGTCCAGCGGGCCCTGGAGCTCGTCGGCATGGCCGACCGCGCCCGGGACTCGGTGAGCGCCCTGTCCGGCGGTCAGCACCAGCGCGTACTGATCGCCCGCGCCCTCGCGGGCGAACCGGAGCTGCTGATCATGGACGAGCCGATGGCCGGGGTCGACCTCGCCAGCCAGGAGATCCTCGCGGGCACCCTCCGCGAGCAGGTCGCAGGCGGCGCCACGGTCCTGCTCGTCCTGCACGAGCTCGGCCCGCTGGAGCCGCTGATCGACCGCGCGGTGGTGCTCCGCGACGGCTGCGTCGTCCACGACGGACCGCCGCCCAAGGCCGTGGGCCAGCACGCGCTGCCCGGCCACGATCACGTCCATCCCCACGCGGCGC
- a CDS encoding metal ABC transporter substrate-binding protein — protein sequence MNIRRLRPTTALVGAAALGLTTLTACSTNAGDGRTDGKLDVVASFYPMQFLAQRIGGSAVHVSSLTKPGVEPHDLEISPRQTADLSKAGLVVYLKGLQPSVDRAITQAEPRQVADAASYTSLEDHGTEVESDHGHGGEGEAGKAGHEGHDHSGDAAADPHIWLDPVRYAQVAKGVGKALEKADPEHAATYKKNTTALVKELNTLDQDFRSGLKGRSSDTFITTHAAFGYLAERYGLRQEAISGLDPESEPSPARVRGLHTIAKKDKVNTVFFETLVSDRTARTLAGDLHLRTDVLDPIEGIGSKSRGDDYIQVMRANLNALKKALGAK from the coding sequence GTGGGAGCCGCCGCCCTGGGTCTGACCACCCTCACAGCCTGCTCCACCAACGCCGGGGACGGAAGGACGGACGGCAAGCTGGATGTGGTGGCGTCCTTCTATCCCATGCAATTCCTCGCCCAGCGGATCGGCGGGAGCGCCGTCCATGTCTCCTCCCTGACCAAGCCGGGCGTCGAACCGCACGATCTGGAGATCAGCCCCCGGCAGACCGCCGATCTCAGCAAGGCCGGTCTGGTGGTCTACCTCAAGGGGCTCCAGCCCTCCGTCGACCGGGCCATCACCCAGGCCGAGCCGAGGCAGGTGGCGGACGCGGCCTCGTACACCTCGTTGGAGGACCACGGCACGGAGGTCGAGAGCGACCACGGGCACGGCGGCGAGGGTGAGGCGGGGAAAGCGGGGCACGAGGGGCACGACCACTCCGGCGACGCGGCCGCCGATCCCCACATCTGGCTGGATCCGGTGCGTTACGCCCAGGTGGCCAAGGGCGTCGGCAAGGCGCTGGAGAAGGCCGACCCCGAGCACGCCGCGACGTACAAGAAGAACACCACCGCCCTGGTCAAGGAGCTGAACACGCTCGATCAGGACTTCCGGAGCGGTTTGAAGGGCCGTTCTTCGGACACCTTCATCACGACCCATGCCGCCTTCGGCTACCTCGCCGAGCGCTACGGCCTGCGGCAGGAGGCGATCTCCGGGCTCGACCCCGAGTCCGAGCCCAGCCCGGCCCGGGTCAGGGGACTGCACACCATCGCCAAGAAGGACAAGGTCAACACCGTCTTCTTCGAAACCCTGGTGAGCGATCGCACGGCCAGGACGCTGGCGGGCGATCTCCATCTGCGGACCGATGTGCTGGATCCGATCGAGGGCATCGGCTCCAAGTCCAGGGGCGATGACTACATCCAGGTCATGCGAGCCAATCTGAACGCGCTGAAGAAGGCGCTGGGCGCCAAGTGA